One part of the Treponema peruense genome encodes these proteins:
- a CDS encoding polysaccharide deacetylase family protein, with translation MNARIKIISAFLSVVLCTGVGFKAHAGVLFSDLSLGSKDALLFTVKNDIPGTKKYESVFLTKLGKNSTLDSPKILTCFPEKMEVLDEGKNLQVRNRYGTAWYSFSEDKLTWISRAEKLPVGYSAVNSQSVSPDGRWICFVRADGICRGSLVIMNAVAMEERILVDSQTLGGSDVNIRWSPDSRFLLYENNGSIYFETPESLFKNVRLSESYRRIGQGYIDCVRWTEEGDILYINGDIIYRIYGNELYTRGLYASLVGNGTIVGRLSSAFDSMHDKFFCDPNGTQIITITGNNLITYCTLGSVGYDYAKINAIYPLSALGGNPFSYDVFWTSERKPLLWIDMISYSSGKKVSSLFTLFDRMARLFETENSVAPVLSPDRRFVAYSGPKKLCIFDALSQKPRTEVAGEEIHSLAWRDSRNLIAGGENSVRVFRVPSSESAKTESSFLFLSSAQNCGWERDSVYAVSSGKKYFYKEASSVWSEAKLNSGTEIFSEKNGKFRVFTGTSLNKLFDNAIYVRSLSGGTTTYSVFPETDEEKPDAKKIALVFDATDSADGVAFVLNSVNFYGIKTTFFINGEFIRRYPLETVQLAYGADCASGFYSNANLVSDDFAIDADFIRRGLVRNEDEFFSATGKELALLWHAPEYRSSELMRKAGSDAGYRYVNALSAENDCESSIEKILSSLSDGTVLSVNVGKSGKARSEYVFEKINYLIASILDSGYEIVDVREIIK, from the coding sequence ATGAATGCAAGAATAAAAATAATCAGCGCTTTTCTTTCTGTAGTTCTCTGTACCGGGGTGGGCTTTAAGGCTCATGCCGGTGTATTGTTTTCTGATTTGAGTCTTGGAAGTAAAGACGCACTTTTGTTTACCGTCAAAAATGATATTCCGGGAACAAAAAAATATGAGAGTGTATTCCTTACAAAACTTGGAAAAAACTCTACTCTTGATTCACCAAAAATTTTAACATGTTTTCCCGAAAAAATGGAAGTTCTTGATGAAGGAAAAAATCTTCAGGTAAGAAACCGTTACGGAACAGCATGGTATTCGTTTAGTGAAGATAAGTTAACATGGATTTCCCGTGCAGAAAAACTTCCTGTTGGATATTCTGCCGTAAATTCACAGAGCGTAAGTCCTGACGGCAGGTGGATTTGTTTTGTAAGGGCAGACGGAATCTGCCGCGGAAGTCTTGTGATAATGAATGCCGTTGCTATGGAAGAAAGAATTCTTGTTGACTCTCAGACTCTTGGCGGAAGTGATGTCAATATACGCTGGTCACCTGACAGTCGCTTTCTTCTTTACGAAAACAACGGAAGCATTTATTTTGAAACGCCTGAATCGTTGTTTAAAAATGTGCGTCTTTCTGAAAGTTACCGCAGAATCGGGCAGGGTTACATTGACTGCGTAAGATGGACCGAAGAAGGTGATATTCTTTATATCAACGGCGACATAATTTACAGAATATACGGCAACGAACTTTATACGCGCGGACTTTATGCATCGCTTGTAGGAAACGGAACAATTGTAGGAAGGCTTTCTTCTGCATTTGATTCCATGCATGACAAATTCTTTTGTGACCCGAACGGCACTCAGATTATTACAATAACCGGAAACAATCTCATAACATATTGTACGCTCGGGTCGGTTGGATACGATTACGCAAAAATAAATGCAATTTATCCTTTGTCTGCACTTGGCGGAAATCCGTTTTCTTACGATGTATTCTGGACTTCAGAAAGAAAACCTCTGCTTTGGATTGACATGATAAGTTATTCTTCCGGAAAAAAGGTGAGTTCACTTTTTACTCTTTTCGACAGGATGGCAAGACTTTTTGAAACAGAAAATTCTGTCGCGCCGGTTTTGTCTCCGGACAGAAGATTTGTTGCATATTCCGGCCCCAAAAAACTGTGTATCTTTGATGCACTCAGCCAGAAACCCAGAACAGAAGTTGCAGGTGAAGAAATACATTCACTTGCATGGCGCGACTCAAGAAATCTTATTGCAGGCGGTGAAAATTCTGTAAGAGTTTTTAGAGTCCCGTCTTCTGAGTCTGCAAAGACTGAATCTTCTTTTCTGTTCCTTTCTTCGGCACAAAACTGCGGTTGGGAAAGAGATTCTGTTTACGCTGTCTCTTCCGGAAAAAAATATTTTTATAAAGAAGCATCTTCTGTCTGGTCAGAAGCAAAACTGAATTCTGGTACAGAAATTTTTTCAGAAAAAAATGGAAAGTTCAGAGTGTTTACGGGAACTTCTTTGAATAAACTTTTTGACAATGCAATTTATGTACGTTCACTTTCTGGAGGAACTACAACATATTCTGTTTTTCCTGAAACAGATGAAGAAAAACCTGATGCAAAAAAAATAGCCCTTGTTTTTGATGCAACTGACAGCGCAGACGGAGTTGCCTTTGTGCTGAACTCTGTAAATTTTTACGGAATAAAAACTACATTTTTTATTAACGGTGAATTTATACGGCGCTATCCTTTGGAAACAGTCCAGCTTGCTTATGGTGCAGACTGTGCATCCGGATTTTATTCAAATGCAAATCTTGTATCGGATGATTTTGCAATTGATGCAGATTTTATAAGGCGCGGTCTTGTCAGGAACGAAGATGAATTTTTTTCTGCTACAGGAAAAGAACTTGCACTTTTGTGGCACGCTCCTGAATACCGTTCAAGTGAACTTATGCGCAAAGCCGGAAGTGATGCAGGCTACAGATACGTGAATGCCCTTTCTGCAGAAAATGACTGCGAAAGTTCCATAGAAAAAATACTCAGTTCACTTTCTGACGGAACAGTTCTTTCTGTTAACGTAGGAAAAAGCGGAAAAGCCAGAAGTGAATATGTATTTGAAAAAATCAATTATCTTATAGCCTCAATTCTTGACAGCGGCTATGAGATAGTTGACGTGCGCGAAATTATA
- a CDS encoding peptidoglycan DD-metalloendopeptidase family protein, which yields MFYVDTLSMEIINCSDFSGYGKRFENRSFLNFSFGKASGARHTSRSVAAHSVSLNRSLRYFNFHSFLSEAEGRCVLAARKLRSFIKSHASVIPFIALAAFVPFIVSVLLSFSEGFARRVDLGISAADNYVFLDSAMTDFAFERIGYFDTDGNVFSENGLPVSAKASFKEPVVFSEYTVRPGDTISGISLKFGLSNISTLIAVNKIDNVRSVRSGTKIRIPSVDGLVHTVSSGESLGSISSRYGVSIEDILDVNDMASDVLKTGSQLYIPGARLDKNTLRRAMGETFICPLTVRWRLTSKFGYRKDPFSGVDSHHTGIDMACPTGTSIRPAMNGTVAAAGFHKIYGNYVIIRHFDGYQTLYAHMSKILVSKGDEVSVGTKIGLVGSTGYSTGPHLHFSVYKNGRLVDPATVLK from the coding sequence ATGTTTTATGTCGATACACTAAGCATGGAAATAATAAACTGTTCTGATTTTTCGGGCTATGGAAAAAGATTTGAAAACCGTTCTTTTCTGAATTTTTCTTTTGGAAAGGCTTCAGGAGCAAGACACACTTCACGTTCTGTTGCTGCACATTCTGTTTCATTGAACCGAAGTCTGCGTTATTTTAATTTTCATTCTTTTCTGAGTGAAGCAGAAGGACGCTGTGTTCTTGCCGCAAGAAAATTGCGTTCTTTTATAAAAAGCCACGCTTCTGTAATTCCGTTTATTGCGCTTGCGGCTTTTGTTCCGTTTATTGTTTCTGTACTTCTTTCTTTTTCTGAAGGATTTGCACGCCGCGTAGATCTGGGGATTTCTGCCGCAGACAATTATGTCTTTCTTGACTCTGCAATGACCGATTTTGCATTTGAAAGAATCGGCTATTTTGACACAGACGGAAATGTTTTTTCAGAAAACGGGCTTCCTGTTTCTGCAAAAGCTTCGTTTAAGGAACCCGTTGTTTTTTCTGAATATACTGTAAGACCCGGAGATACAATCAGTGGAATCAGCCTTAAGTTTGGTCTTTCAAATATTTCTACCCTTATTGCTGTAAATAAAATTGACAATGTAAGATCTGTACGATCTGGAACAAAAATACGTATTCCTTCGGTGGACGGTCTTGTTCATACAGTTTCATCAGGAGAAAGTCTGGGGTCGATTTCCTCAAGATACGGTGTAAGCATAGAAGACATTCTTGATGTTAACGATATGGCTTCTGATGTTCTTAAAACCGGCTCACAGCTTTACATTCCCGGTGCACGTCTTGACAAAAATACTCTGCGCCGCGCTATGGGTGAAACATTTATCTGTCCTCTTACTGTACGGTGGCGTCTTACATCAAAGTTCGGTTACAGAAAAGATCCTTTTTCCGGAGTTGATTCGCATCATACCGGAATTGATATGGCCTGTCCTACGGGAACTTCAATCCGCCCTGCAATGAACGGAACAGTTGCTGCTGCCGGCTTCCATAAAATTTACGGAAATTATGTTATAATAAGACACTTTGACGGATATCAGACTTTGTACGCGCATATGAGCAAAATTCTTGTTTCAAAGGGCGACGAAGTTTCTGTTGGAACAAAAATCGGTCTTGTAGGAAGTACAGGATATTCTACCGGACCGCATCTGCATTTTTCTGTTTACAAAAACGGAAGACTGGTGGATCCAGCGACAGTGCTCAAGTGA
- the lepB gene encoding signal peptidase I, whose translation MSKLLKTAVKCAFLGFAAGLFLKLFAVDILTVSGKSMLPTLRDGQTIAVSKLAYGPVKPFGDSVFFNWNKPKVNDIITYLHDGNLVVKRCAAVSGNTLEFSLNSGYNLIVGSKKYPLSENQYHLLCRTDRVPEGTVLALGDNPAQSVDSRAYGFVPEKNVIGRVIIK comes from the coding sequence ATGTCAAAACTACTTAAAACCGCCGTAAAATGCGCATTTCTAGGATTTGCCGCGGGTCTTTTTCTAAAACTGTTTGCAGTTGATATTCTGACTGTCAGCGGAAAGTCCATGCTTCCGACTTTAAGGGACGGACAGACAATCGCAGTAAGCAAACTTGCCTACGGTCCTGTAAAACCGTTCGGTGACAGCGTTTTTTTTAACTGGAACAAACCAAAGGTCAATGACATAATAACTTACCTGCACGACGGAAATCTTGTTGTAAAACGGTGCGCTGCTGTTTCGGGCAATACACTGGAATTTTCATTGAATTCGGGCTATAATCTCATTGTGGGAAGTAAAAAATATCCTCTTTCTGAAAACCAGTACCATCTTCTCTGCCGCACGGATCGTGTTCCCGAAGGAACTGTTCTGGCTTTGGGCGACAATCCCGCACAGTCCGTAGACTCAAGGGCATACGGTTTTGTTCCTGAAAAAAATGTAATAGGCAGGGTTATCATAAAATGA
- a CDS encoding penicillin-binding protein, producing MTGFFRKGRVIFCLVFCAAIMIVVYAKFFSLALGKQPAPRVRVPVVERGAIVDRNGKQLAVQTDFFHIGVTPSKIRSPETFSLLVAGTLEMDPAEIESKIRTATNPNFTYIKKKISRAQRDELQKILSESEFADFVKFDKIPGRIYPENSLASQLIGYMGDAGRGLSGIEYSQQSVLQPEPKPGETGTIHGDNIYLTIDADLQYKLEKIAKNAMETTMAENIMLIAANAVNGEILSYVSLPSANLNAYSFADKEETIDRPAVAAYEPGSVFKIFSVASFLDAGSITPDDSFLCDGIYQRKTNLGETITIKCLDHHGWINARTALKYSCNDALAQMSERMETNTFLSYIRKFGFGERTGVELPAETRGSVKNVNDRYWSARSKPTMSIGQEISVSALQMVQAATALANGGVPIQLTVIQRITDVDGNIKYIHKPQTKERVLNAASAQYLLSCMETTAKSGTGTRAALGDISIGVKTGTAQMADTVHGGYSDTDFLSNCMAIFPIEKPEIILYIVIEKAKGETYAGRIVAPVIAEAADEIIDHLGMTRNGAASLEHSGKITIKDNAPLALVPGRPMPNFLGRPKCDIIPLLETANIKITGEGWVVAQNPQPGMPYTENTEIELTFE from the coding sequence ATGACAGGATTCTTCAGGAAAGGCAGGGTTATTTTCTGTCTTGTATTCTGCGCCGCCATAATGATTGTTGTTTATGCAAAATTTTTCTCACTTGCTCTCGGCAAGCAGCCGGCTCCCAGGGTCAGAGTTCCTGTTGTAGAAAGGGGTGCAATTGTTGACAGAAACGGCAAGCAGCTCGCTGTCCAGACAGACTTTTTCCACATTGGCGTTACACCAAGCAAAATACGCTCCCCGGAAACATTTTCCCTTCTTGTTGCAGGAACACTCGAAATGGATCCTGCAGAAATAGAATCAAAAATCAGAACAGCCACAAACCCGAATTTTACCTACATCAAAAAAAAGATTTCAAGAGCACAGCGTGATGAACTGCAGAAAATTCTGTCTGAATCAGAATTTGCCGATTTTGTTAAATTCGACAAAATTCCAGGTCGCATTTATCCCGAAAACAGTCTTGCCAGCCAGCTTATAGGATACATGGGAGATGCAGGACGGGGCTTAAGCGGAATAGAATACTCGCAGCAGTCGGTTCTTCAGCCTGAACCAAAACCCGGGGAAACAGGAACAATCCACGGTGACAACATTTATCTTACCATAGACGCAGATCTTCAGTACAAGCTCGAAAAAATTGCAAAAAACGCGATGGAAACAACAATGGCAGAAAACATAATGCTTATTGCCGCCAATGCCGTAAACGGTGAAATTCTTTCGTACGTGAGCCTGCCTTCTGCAAACCTTAATGCCTACTCTTTTGCAGACAAAGAAGAAACAATAGACAGACCTGCAGTTGCGGCCTATGAACCGGGAAGTGTATTCAAGATATTTTCAGTGGCGTCTTTTCTGGATGCAGGTTCAATTACACCTGACGACAGTTTTCTCTGCGATGGAATCTACCAGAGAAAGACAAACCTTGGCGAAACAATTACGATAAAATGTCTTGACCACCACGGCTGGATCAATGCAAGAACCGCGCTCAAATATTCCTGCAACGACGCACTTGCACAGATGAGTGAAAGAATGGAAACAAACACTTTTCTTTCGTATATAAGAAAATTCGGGTTCGGTGAACGTACAGGTGTAGAACTTCCTGCAGAAACACGCGGTTCTGTAAAAAATGTGAATGACCGGTACTGGTCTGCACGAAGCAAACCCACGATGTCTATAGGACAGGAAATAAGCGTAAGTGCACTGCAAATGGTTCAGGCTGCTACAGCTTTGGCAAATGGCGGTGTTCCGATTCAGCTGACTGTAATACAGAGAATAACCGATGTAGACGGCAACATAAAATACATTCACAAACCGCAGACAAAAGAACGTGTTCTGAACGCTGCATCTGCACAATATCTTTTAAGCTGCATGGAAACAACTGCAAAAAGCGGTACAGGAACACGGGCAGCACTCGGTGATATTTCAATAGGCGTAAAAACCGGAACAGCTCAGATGGCAGACACAGTACACGGTGGTTACAGCGACACGGACTTTCTTTCAAACTGTATGGCCATTTTTCCTATAGAAAAGCCCGAGATAATTCTTTATATAGTAATAGAAAAGGCAAAAGGAGAAACCTACGCCGGAAGAATTGTAGCCCCTGTAATTGCAGAGGCCGCCGACGAAATAATTGACCATCTTGGAATGACAAGAAACGGTGCGGCAAGCCTTGAACATTCAGGAAAAATCACAATAAAAGACAATGCTCCACTCGCCCTTGTTCCAGGAAGACCCATGCCAAACTTTCTGGGGCGGCCAAAATGCGACATAATTCCCCTTCTTGAAACAGCCAATATAAAAATTACCGGTGAAGGATGGGTCGTGGCACAAAACCCGCAGCCGGGAATGCCATACACGGAGAATACAGAGATTGAGCTCACTTTTGAATAA
- a CDS encoding motility associated factor glycosyltransferase family protein, giving the protein MSSLLNKNLKLLKERFPGLSELWQDCTPAPLQIVSAKNGQPTVIENNIPLHSKYNPQKEAEEAVKAFDENKYSAAVFLGFGLGYAPVAFAKRFPQAAIILVESNPSRLLAALNETDWENIFSHKNLILAVGASKEQTQSLLDRYNAKEIFVFKNNAQIQHDRDFFSAVEETLAEGKQRDSVNEKTLEKFSRLWLKNSCINAKQIILCDTIQKFRNKFSGLPFLILAAGPTLSDTLLLLRQISQKTVTVCVDTALHSCLQYGIEPDFILLSDPQYYCSLHLEFLKSPSSVLVTEIAAWPSVFRFNCREKVLYASQFPIGQYFESRMSKSGSRGWGLGAGGSVSTTAWDFARYCGANVIFMAGLDLGFPKGQTHIRGSQFEQKAHEVSSRLNTAETEGTVALINGALIKKQDYCGNGIFTDKKMLLFAQWFKKNCTEAALGGLDTYSLSDKSLFIEGIKTELPKALLDLPDIRQKKNSILCENSQTINADKSEFMHILNEFLYELNELSDIAREGINFCNRALAAPEKTDRILYTLSDLDKKILASGAKQAAELVFPTKSRLEFLTKDINTGETSGQIQFSRILYEQLYTSAEECKKFLNKSILL; this is encoded by the coding sequence TTGAGCTCACTTTTGAATAAAAACCTCAAGCTTCTCAAAGAAAGATTCCCCGGTCTTTCAGAATTATGGCAGGACTGTACACCGGCACCGTTACAGATTGTAAGTGCAAAAAACGGTCAGCCGACGGTTATAGAAAACAATATTCCCCTTCACTCAAAATACAATCCGCAAAAAGAAGCCGAAGAGGCAGTAAAAGCCTTTGACGAAAACAAATATTCTGCTGCCGTATTTCTGGGATTCGGGCTGGGTTATGCACCGGTGGCCTTTGCAAAACGTTTTCCTCAAGCCGCAATCATTCTTGTAGAAAGCAATCCTTCAAGACTTTTGGCGGCCCTTAATGAAACTGACTGGGAAAACATATTCAGCCACAAAAACCTTATTCTTGCCGTTGGCGCTTCAAAGGAACAGACGCAATCTCTTTTGGATCGGTACAATGCCAAAGAAATTTTTGTATTCAAAAACAATGCGCAGATTCAGCATGACCGTGATTTTTTTTCTGCAGTAGAAGAAACTCTTGCTGAAGGAAAACAAAGAGACAGTGTAAACGAAAAAACGCTCGAGAAATTCAGCAGGCTTTGGCTCAAAAACAGCTGCATCAATGCAAAACAGATTATTCTCTGCGACACAATACAGAAATTCCGCAATAAATTCAGCGGCCTTCCATTTTTGATTCTTGCGGCAGGCCCTACACTTTCTGACACATTGCTTCTTTTAAGACAGATTTCACAAAAAACGGTAACTGTCTGTGTAGATACAGCCCTTCATTCATGCCTTCAGTACGGAATTGAACCAGACTTTATCCTGCTGTCTGACCCGCAGTATTACTGTTCGCTTCACCTTGAATTCTTGAAGTCTCCATCTTCTGTTCTTGTTACAGAAATTGCCGCCTGGCCTTCTGTGTTCAGATTCAATTGCCGCGAAAAAGTACTTTACGCCTCGCAGTTCCCGATCGGGCAATACTTTGAGTCACGGATGAGCAAAAGCGGGTCGCGGGGCTGGGGACTTGGAGCCGGGGGAAGTGTTTCTACAACTGCATGGGATTTTGCACGTTACTGCGGAGCAAATGTTATTTTTATGGCCGGCTTGGATCTGGGTTTTCCAAAGGGACAGACGCATATAAGAGGATCCCAGTTTGAACAGAAAGCCCATGAAGTTTCGTCAAGATTAAATACGGCAGAAACTGAAGGAACAGTGGCCTTGATAAACGGTGCGCTCATCAAAAAACAGGACTATTGCGGAAACGGAATATTTACCGACAAAAAAATGCTGCTTTTTGCACAATGGTTCAAAAAAAACTGTACAGAAGCGGCTCTAGGTGGGCTTGATACATATTCTCTTTCAGACAAAAGCCTCTTTATCGAAGGAATAAAAACAGAACTTCCAAAAGCCCTGCTGGATCTTCCCGACATCAGGCAAAAAAAGAATTCAATACTGTGCGAAAATTCACAGACGATCAATGCAGACAAAAGTGAATTCATGCATATTCTAAATGAATTTCTTTACGAATTAAACGAACTGTCAGATATTGCCCGCGAAGGAATAAATTTCTGCAACAGGGCACTGGCAGCACCTGAAAAAACAGACAGAATTCTCTACACTCTTTCAGATTTGGACAAAAAAATTCTGGCTTCCGGCGCAAAACAGGCTGCAGAACTCGTTTTTCCGACAAAGAGCCGGCTGGAATTTCTTACAAAAGATATAAATACCGGCGAAACATCCGGCCAGATTCAGTTTTCGAGAATACTCTATGAACAACTTTATACATCTGCAGAAGAATGCAAAAAGTTTTTAAATAAAAGCATCTTACTATAA
- a CDS encoding HD-GYP domain-containing protein: MNTYEISELKPNTYFNKPLMLDKSFLLVMPPSPLTGEQIRALKEWNFTQVYTEGKISIAQTAEAEAFQNKKSAVSDPAKKAVLGKTESVDLSEYLDESDDRLTVPPPQKPEPKPTVTEEPEIPVKKENAFALAQENINHKIMAEADDKKKFEIVQAVYKEYMAYINAMFTRYATHKELNIKEISETVGELCTFVRENTRYILRISPSYEARNKNFLVTHSMRSTVLAITIGLQLNMNADKLIELGVAGILHELGQIRLPPQLYMNDKPLTPMEKSQMMTHTILGFNILKEANFPLSIQLGVLDHHERETGTGYPRHLTGENISLYGKIIAVACSFEAITTPRHYKEAKTTYEAMIELLRNENHQYDDTVVKALLYSMSLYPIGAYVYLANGKAAQVTDVTPGNPRNPVVQIMGEEDADGNPITVQTNETNLKILRQMNEKESADLIAALKTIKK; this comes from the coding sequence ATGAATACCTATGAAATTTCAGAATTAAAGCCGAACACTTATTTTAACAAACCTCTCATGCTGGACAAGTCTTTTTTACTCGTAATGCCGCCCAGTCCCCTTACGGGCGAACAGATTAGGGCTCTAAAAGAATGGAATTTCACACAGGTCTATACAGAAGGAAAAATCAGTATAGCCCAAACTGCAGAAGCAGAAGCCTTTCAAAATAAAAAGAGCGCAGTTTCAGATCCCGCAAAAAAAGCAGTTCTTGGAAAAACAGAATCAGTAGACCTTTCGGAATATCTTGACGAATCTGATGACAGACTCACTGTTCCGCCTCCTCAAAAACCTGAACCAAAACCAACTGTTACTGAAGAACCCGAAATTCCGGTAAAAAAAGAAAACGCATTTGCCCTTGCCCAGGAAAACATTAACCATAAAATTATGGCAGAAGCAGATGACAAAAAAAAGTTCGAAATTGTCCAGGCTGTCTACAAAGAATATATGGCTTATATAAATGCAATGTTTACCCGCTACGCAACACATAAAGAGCTTAACATAAAGGAAATAAGTGAAACCGTAGGCGAACTCTGCACTTTTGTACGTGAAAACACACGCTATATTCTGCGTATTTCTCCCAGTTACGAAGCGCGCAACAAAAACTTTCTGGTAACACACAGCATGCGTTCCACAGTTCTTGCAATTACAATCGGACTCCAGCTGAATATGAATGCAGACAAGCTTATTGAACTGGGTGTTGCCGGCATACTGCATGAACTCGGTCAGATAAGACTTCCACCGCAACTTTACATGAACGACAAGCCGCTTACTCCCATGGAAAAGTCACAGATGATGACCCACACAATTCTTGGATTCAACATTCTTAAAGAAGCAAATTTCCCGCTGAGCATTCAGCTTGGTGTACTTGACCACCACGAGCGTGAAACAGGAACAGGTTACCCGCGGCATCTTACAGGCGAAAATATATCCCTCTACGGAAAAATAATTGCAGTTGCCTGTTCATTCGAAGCAATAACGACGCCAAGACACTACAAGGAAGCAAAAACCACTTACGAAGCCATGATTGAACTTTTGCGCAACGAAAACCATCAATATGACGACACGGTTGTAAAAGCGCTTCTGTACAGCATGTCACTCTACCCCATCGGAGCCTATGTCTATCTTGCAAACGGAAAAGCCGCACAGGTAACAGATGTAACTCCAGGAAACCCGCGCAATCCGGTTGTTCAGATTATGGGTGAAGAAGACGCAGACGGAAACCCAATTACCGTACAGACAAATGAAACCAATCTGAAAATACTGCGTCAGATGAACGAAAAGGAATCTGCAGATTTGATTGCCGCACTGAAGACCATAAAAAAATAA
- a CDS encoding aldo/keto reductase, translated as MEYVALGKSNLLVSRTAFGAMSLDCPEINSCGAEAEEKACAIVHQAYSGGMNFFDTSRSKPECEQRLGAALHGIRHNVILATKTAAQSVQELRSDLQESLQALNTDFIDLYQLENPSVLAQKDGRDGIYNELCSLRDRGVIRHFGIASENLDLAEEAIKSGLYETVQFPFNMISSENTLSLVKMCDENDIGCIAMQPLNGGIVSNVPLALGFLHQYENVVPVWGVHTQEELHQILYFNDHPPVIDEEFKSEVEKIRCFFN; from the coding sequence ATGGAATACGTTGCGCTTGGAAAATCAAATCTTCTTGTAAGCAGAACAGCATTCGGTGCCATGAGCCTTGACTGTCCTGAAATAAACTCCTGCGGTGCCGAAGCAGAAGAAAAGGCCTGTGCTATTGTTCATCAGGCTTATTCCGGCGGAATGAATTTTTTTGACACTTCCCGTTCCAAACCGGAATGTGAACAGAGACTTGGAGCGGCCCTTCACGGTATAAGGCATAATGTAATCCTTGCTACAAAAACTGCCGCTCAGAGTGTACAGGAACTGCGCTCTGATCTTCAGGAAAGCCTGCAGGCACTTAATACAGATTTTATTGACCTTTACCAGCTTGAAAATCCTTCTGTTCTTGCTCAAAAAGACGGCCGCGACGGTATTTACAACGAACTATGTTCTCTGCGAGACAGGGGAGTTATAAGGCATTTTGGAATTGCTTCAGAAAACCTTGATCTTGCCGAAGAAGCCATAAAAAGCGGTCTTTATGAAACCGTTCAGTTTCCTTTTAATATGATTTCTTCTGAGAATACTCTTTCACTTGTAAAAATGTGCGATGAAAATGATATAGGGTGTATTGCCATGCAACCTCTTAACGGCGGTATTGTAAGCAATGTTCCTCTTGCTCTGGGGTTTTTGCACCAGTATGAAAACGTTGTTCCTGTCTGGGGAGTACATACGCAGGAAGAACTTCACCAGATTCTGTATTTCAACGACCATCCCCCTGTAATTGACGAAGAATTCAAGTCCGAAGTCGAAAAAATACGCTGCTTCTTTAATTAA